In Biomphalaria glabrata chromosome 11, xgBioGlab47.1, whole genome shotgun sequence, the following proteins share a genomic window:
- the LOC129921704 gene encoding uncharacterized protein LOC129921704: MTFLVFPLMMVSGVLSDLTITVTHKDQNQQNTFKQIHFSEAILNSFQNCVCNSTSAACVFTYSQGASKTTRYITNVETKLLPSKELETQVVNYYICGKVTSRNQLLCMRQRENKTCPVLGVHPYYFREENCGMECVGLTWIINQSMTIDYNSSTLLKFGQCQSPCSSSSFKREESTTISLKPVGQSPNLMSSTDTGQREPQQHDEDDEINYTFIFIGVAVVIAVVIVLTVIIVLLWKRYLAELKSRNGTPILRSGAAATGQANDMTSNLNYSQTSMYNDVFILDEQFIVASSSDDKIINTASSSEPVYSIVNKDCSSRNKQTLRTGNIPIYDSLRENNSETVTARYRFDQNVLNEATLYQNEHVSITTVSNPDQIVVSPNNVYSKLGEEVRDCFNMYDVLTSPEAHAVGQSEMSTHATKAAFKEYTLAKPISDTKSLQS, translated from the exons ATGACTTTTCTGGTCTTCCCCCTCATGATGGTCTCTGGAGTTCTTTCAGACCTGACCATTACAGTCACACATAAGGACCAAAATCAACAGAATACATTCAAACAAATTCATTTCTCGGAAGCAATTTTAAATag CTTCCAGAACTGTGTGTGTAACTCTACGTCTGCTGCCTGCGTCTTCACCTACTCCCAGGGCGCCTCCAAGACAACAAGGTACATCACCAATGTCGAAACCAAACTGTTACCTTCCAAGGAGCTCGAGACGCAGGTGGTCAACTATTACATCTGCGGAAAGGTTACGTCCAGGAATCAACTCTTGTGCATGAGGCAAAGAGAAAACAAGACCTGCCCTGTACTAGGGGTTCATCCTTATTACTTCAGAGAGGAGAATTGTGGGATGGAATGCGTTGGTCTCACGTggattatcaatcaatcaatgacTATCGACTACAATTCGAGCACCTTGCTTAAATTTGGTCAGTGCCAAAGTCCGTGTTCCTCGTCATCTTTTAAGCGCGAGGAGTCGACAACCATCTCATTGAAACCTGTTGGACAGTCTCCAAATTTGATGTCCAGCACCGATACAGGTCAGAGAGAACCACAGCAACAcgatgaagatgatgaaatcAACTACACGTTTATCTTCATAGGTGTCGCTGTAGTCATTGCTGTCGTTATTGTACTGACAGTCATCATTGTACTTTTGTGGAAGCGATACTTGGCTGAATTAAAATCAAGAAACGGAACTCCGATCCTGCGTTCTGGAGCTGCTGCTACCGGGCAAGCGAACGATATGACGTCAAATCTAAACTACTCTCAAACCAGCATGTATAATGACGTATTCATTCTGGATGAACAATTTATCGTAGCCTCAAGCTCAGACGATAAAATTATAAACACTGCTTCGTCTTCGGAGCCTGTTTATAGTATCGTAAACAAAGATTGCAGTtccagaaacaaacaaactcttAGAACAGGAAACATTCCTATATATGACAGTTTACGTGAGAACAATTCTGAAACAGTTACTGCGAGATATCGCTTTGATCAGAATGTTTTAAACGAAGCGACCTTATATCAGAATGAACATGTTTCTATCACAACAGTATCGAACCCAGACCAGATCGTTGTGTCTCCCAACAACGTTTATTCTAAACTTGGAGAGGAAGTGAGAGACTGTTTTAATATGTATGATGTTTTGACCAGTCCAGAAGCACACGCTGTTGGACAAAGCGAGATGTCTACGCACGCAACAAAGGCAGCATTCAAAGAGTATACCCTCGCGAAGCCAATCTCTGATACAAAGAGCTTACAATCTTAG